In Scatophagus argus isolate fScaArg1 chromosome 14, fScaArg1.pri, whole genome shotgun sequence, the following proteins share a genomic window:
- the hunk gene encoding hormonally up-regulated neu tumor-associated kinase homolog A: MPVADSDMVVDNSHGLYEGKTPNGAGNESALPASLCSPAADILKNFYHTKRVGNYLIGRKLGEGSFAKVREGLHALTGEKVAVKVIDKRKAKKDSYVTKNLRREGHIQQMIRHPNITQLLDILETENSYYLVMELCPGGNLMNRIYDKKRLDERETQKYIRQLVLAVEHLHRAGVVHRDLKIENLLLDEQDNIKLIDFGLSNCAGILGYSDPFSTQCGSPAYAAPELLSRKKYGPKVDVWSIGVNMYAMLTGTLPFTVEPFSLRALHQKMVDKEMNPLPPSLSTAAICLLKKLLEPDPNKRPNIHQVMADSWLQLANKNTGAPYLNRIHIEEINHTVLLHMTEKMNYKHSEVLSAVLTNRACHTLAVYFLLNKKMKRLSKEYREMQFQEKKKKGEKQKNEYFQTQWRKHVDKLTIPPKQTPIYLAVSKGPSKEKKHRTGLLRAITGGHRNSPLAPPGTVASSSMEYLEIQPLFNNTPQQRRRLATLPQVNTSPEHNIPAPPAPSPIGMHSFGSLSKAEQIEDTPASPWYKLTNGTLSPPRHVSAFQPDSSYLKKATIPSPPVLIVNPQPKKSVSDWCGSSDTSGSPPSTVGSPPGSSAFSPPKSAFSPLNPTSAFSPPSNSSSSDPDSPTHRSKFPSMGIGQILKKKVQLQPFTFRPEQVVEEVVSPPPYPMQTLLCASGALKTLC, encoded by the exons ATGCCAGTAGCCGACAGCGACATGGTAGTGGACAACAGCCACGGGTTATACGAGGGTAAAACCCCAAATGGTGCCGGGAACGAGAGCGCCCTGCCGGCTTCATTATGCAGCCCTGCAGCTGACATCCTCAAGAACTTTTATCACACCAAACGGGTCGGGAACTACCTGATAGGCAGGAAGCTGGGAGAAGGATCGTTCGCCAAAGTCAGAGAGGGTCTCCACGCTTTGACTGGGGAAAAG GTGGCTGTGAAGGTGATTGACAAGCGAAAGGCCAAGAAGGACTCGTATGTGACCAAGAATCTGCGCAGGGAGGGCCACATCCAGCAGATGATCCGCCATCCCAACATCACGCAGCTGCTGGACATCCTGGAAACGGAGAACAGCTACTACCTGGTGATGGAGCTGTGCCCCGGCGGCAACCTCATGAACCGAATCTATGACAAGAAGCGGCTGGATGAGAGGGAGACTCAGAAATACATCCGGCAGTTGGTGCTGGCCGTGGAGCACCTGCACAGGGCAGGCGTGGTGcacag GGATCTGAAGATAGAAAACCTCCTGTTGGATGAGCAGGACAACATAAAGCTCATAG aTTTTGGCCTCAGCAACTGTGCTGGCATCTTGGGATACTCAGACCCTTTCAGCACCCAGTGTGGAAGCCCGGCCTACGCCGCCCCAGAGCTGCTCTCCAGGAAGAAGTATGGGCCGAAGGTGGATGTCTGGTCCAT TGGTGTGAACATGTATGCGATGTTGACTGGGACTCTCCCATTCACCGTGGAGCCCTTCAGTCTCCGAGCCTTGCACCAGAAGATGGTAGACAAGGAGATGAACCCTCTACCTCCCTCACTCTCCACAG CTGCCATCTGTCttctgaagaagcttcttgaGCCAGATCCCAACAAGCGCCCCAATATCCACCAGGTGATGGCTGACTCGTGGCTACAGCTGGCCAACAAGAACACCGGGGCACCGTACCTCAACAG GATTCATATCGAGGAAATCAACCACACCGTGTTGCTGCATATGACGGAGAAAATGAACTACAAGCACAGCGAGGTGCTGAGCGCTGTCCTCACCAACCGCGCCTGCCATACGCTGGCTGTCTACTTCCTCCTcaacaagaaaatgaagaggCTCTCAAAAGAGTACAGG GAGATGCAGTtccaggagaaaaagaagaaaggagaaaaacagaaaaacgaATACTTCCAAACCCAATGGAGGAAGCATGTGGACAAGCTCACTATCCCCCCAAAACAGACGCCCATCTACCTGGCTGTTAGCAAGGGGCCCAGTaaggagaagaaacacagaacaG GTCTTTTGCGTGCCATAACTGGTGGCCATCGTAATTCCCCACTGGCACCACCGGGCACGGTCGCTTCTTCCTCAATGGAGTATTTAGAGATCCAACCTCTCTTTAACAACACCCCTCAGCAACGGCGGCGCTTGGCCACCCTCCCACAAGTAAACACGAGCCCAGAACACAACATACCTGCTCCACCAGCACCATCACCAATCGGCATGCATTCCTTTGGCTCCCTCTCCAAAGCTGAGCAAATTGAAGACACCCCAGCTTCACCTTGGTACAAGCTGACCAACGGGACTCTGTCTCCTCCCCGCCACGTCTCTGCTTTCCAACCTGACTCCTCTTACTTGAAGAAGGCCACAATCCCCAGTCCTCCCGTCCTCATTGTCAATCCGCAGCCCAAGAAAAGCGTCTCAGATTGGTGCGGTTCTTCAGACACCAGCGGAAGCCCCCCCAGCACCGTTGGAAGCCCTCCAGGCAGCTCGGCTTTCAGCCCTCCAAAGTCTGCCTTTAGCCCCCTCAACCCCACCTCAGCATTCAGTCCTCcttccaacagcagcagcagtgatccCGATAGCCCGACGCACCGCAGCAAGTTCCCGTCCATGGGAATCGGACAGATCCTGAAGAAGAAGGTCCAGCTCCAGCCGTTCACCTTCCGGCCAGAACAGGTCGTCGAAGAAGTGGTGTCCCCACCACCCTATCCCATGCAGACTCTCCTCTGTGCTTCAGGTGCACTCAAGACCCTCTGTTGA
- the mis18a gene encoding protein Mis18-alpha, with protein MATREKPLKHRQKSLNCTFETSSIDSTAVEEKLFGQEGEVDEDGDDGPVVFICGKCKLPVGDSLSWDGSEDGQNQIRLKRVTDNVLVGKDNRMYEVSKRSFCLIVDLLCRGCHSVLGMVYASTPKTLDHKRFTFCLNVADIDSYVLGSASQMLAAEGPKEQPVTLEYRGIVEQQLTEMKMLVMSMALRLEEIEAGLQEGCDEA; from the exons ATGGCGACCAGGGAAAAGCCGTTAAAACACCGACAGAAAAGTTTGAATTGCACGTTTGAAACATCCAGTATAGACTCCACCGCTGTCGAAGAAAAGTTGTTTGGCCAAGAGGGTGAGGTGGACGAAGACGGCGACGACGGACCTGTGGTCTTCATCTGCGGAAAGTGCAAGTTGCCTGTTGGGGACTCACTGTCCTGGGATGGAAGTGAAGACGGCCAAAACCAAATAAGATTGAAGC GGGTCACTGACAACGTTTTGGTTGGAAAAGACAATCGCATGTATGAAGTCAGCAAACGATCTTTCTG TCTGATCGTGGATCTTTTGTGTCGAGGCTGCCACTCTGTGCTAGGAATGGTTTACGCATCCACGCCCAAGACCCTGGACCACAAGAGATTTACATTCTGTTTGAATGTAGCAGACATTGACAG CTATGTGCTTGGCTCTGCAAGCCAGATGTTGGCAGCAGAGGGCCCCAAAGAGCAGCCAGTCACACTGGAGTACAGAGGCATTGTTGAACAACAGCTGACAGAG ATGAAAATGCTGGTCATGTCCATGGCACTCAGACTGGAGGAGATTGAAGCTGGCCTTCAGGAGGGATGTGATGAGGCATGA
- the haus1 gene encoding HAUS augmin-like complex subunit 1, which produces MCEKIKKVNSWLSTVFGDQPVPHFEVNTRTVDILYQLAQSSEARCSDTTLLMEDLIQKSSEYEAEGAHLRDVLLQGVGLSCASLSKPASDYLSALVDTAMVLGVRDTSLGSFMPAVNNHTNELLEAEKANRRLERELRALRKRLGATLVLRSNLQEDLSKTVKSQAVESAKAEERLLNMDFVTAKAKELGNRRERAEAQLVSRNMDKSITHQAIVQLSEEVAALKQEIIPLKKKLEPYMDLSPSPSLAQVKIEEAKRELAAIDSQLEMNMDFK; this is translated from the exons ATGTGTGAAAAGATCAAGAAG GTGAACAGCTGGCTCAGCACGGTGTTTGGAGATCAGCCGGTGCCGCACTTTGAGGTCAACACCAGGACAGTGGACATACTGTATCAGCTGGCACAGTCCAGTGAAGCCCGGTGCAGTGACACAACTCTGCTCATGGAGGACCTCATACAGAAATCATCAGAATATGAAGCTGAGG GTGCTCACCTCCGGGATGTTCTTCTTCAAGGTGTCGGCCTGTCCTGTGCAAGCTTGTCAAAGCCTGCGTCTGACTACTTGTCTGCTCTCGTGGACACTGCCATGGTGCTTGGAGTCAGAGACACGTCACTGGGCAG CTTTATGCCAGCAGTGAACAACCACACCAATGAACTTCTGGAAGCAGAGAAGGCGAACAGGAGACTTGAGAGGGAACTCAGGGCCCTCAGAAAGAGGCTTGGCGCTACTTTGGTGCTGCGGAGCAACTTACAAGA GGATCTCAGCAAAACTGTCAAATCTCAGGCGGTGGAGAGCGCTAAAGCGGAGGAGAGACTGCTCAACATGGATTTTGTGACAGCGAAGGCTAAAGAGCTCGGCAACAGACGGGAGAGGGCAGAG GCTCAGCTTGTGTCCAGGAACATGGACAAGTCCATCACCCACCAGGCTATTGTGCAGCTCTCTGAG gaagTCGCTGCGCTGAAACAAGAAATAATCCCATTGAAAAAGAAACTGGAACCTTACATGGACTTAAGCCCA AGCCCATCTCTGGCACAAGTGAAAATAGAAGAAGCAAAAAGAGAATTA GCTGCAATCGATTCCCAACTTGAGATGAATATGGATTTCAAGTGA
- the eva1c gene encoding protein eva-1 homolog C, whose protein sequence is MRVLSWTRLCHGLDWSPSLFYLTLLLWTRRMNGLADFSNYLSRIITSHSAHACDGQPVRLHCPRHSTISIQSAFYGSGGARLCGADPPLRAHNHSCSAFTALQKLLSECQSHRDCQLPVNHLLFGKDPCPGTTKYLHVDYKCKPTEHKRHVVCEGEEMILRCKPPRVLNIYAAVYGRSLGQSDTCPSHLTRPPPFECLNHEAVRLVSKSCYSKQKCVVAVSNQTFRDPCFPGTRKYLSVFYSCVPRTLLKEADPYMFHSTSSPTVDTGKAPPADLEEPFSKGSKRPDNSGAMMSNSLLTYAYIKDHSEMAALLFTSSVCVGLLLTLLAVSVRVTCRGRRRKDHKLAPKSRSQTVNCQEEEDNDDNDDDDDDEDNDQEGTESSLISAAERKAIYGWEEVTYVSEAAERAERIERREMIIQEIWMNAYLNGSSC, encoded by the exons ATGCGGGTCTTGAGCTGGACGCGTCTTTGCCACGGACTAGACTGGAGCCCCAGCCTCTTCTACCTGACTTTACTTTTGTGGACCAGGCGTATGAATGGACTGGCTGACTTTTCAA ACTACCTGTCCAGGATCATCACCAGTCACTCCGCTCACGCGTGTGACGGGCAGCCCGTGCGACTCCACTGTCCACGTCACTCCACCATCTCCATCCAGTCTGCCTTCTACGGGAGCGGCGGGGCGAGGCTGTGTGGAGCGGACCCTCCACTCCGAGCCCACAACCACAGCTGTTCAGCTTTTACTGCTCTACAG aagctgctgtcagagtgtcagAGCCACAGAGACTGCCAGCTGCCCGTCAACCACCTGCTGTTTGGGAAGGATCCCTGTCCTGGCACGACCAAATACCTCCATGTGGACTACAAGTGTAAACCCA CTGAACACAAAAGACATGTGGTTTGTGAAGGGGAGGAGATGATCCTCCGCTGTAAGCCCCCCAGGGTTCTGAACATCTATGCAGCTGTCTATGGGAGAAGTCTGGGCCAGAGTGACACCTGTCCCTCACACCTGACAAGACCACCCCCATTTG AGTGTCTGAACCACGAGGCTGTGCGATTGGTGTCCAAGTCCTGCTACAGCAAACAGAAGTGTGTTGTTGCCGTTAGCAACCAGACCTTTAGGGACCCCTGCTTTCCAGGAACCAGGAAGTACCTCAGTGTGTTCTATTCTTGTG TACCACGGACTTTACTAAAGGAGGCAGACCCTTACATGTTCCACTCCACCTCATCTCCTACTGTGGACACAGGAAAAG CTCCTCCTGCAGATCTGGAGGAGCCTTTCTCCAAAGGGTCGAAAAGGCCAGACAATTCAGGAGCCATGATGAGCAACTCTCTCCTAACCTACGCCTACATCAAAG ACCATTCAGAGATGGCTGCGCTGCTGTTCACCTCCAGTGTGTGCGTTGGTCTTCTGCTCACGCTGCTGGCTGTGTCCGTCCGAGTGACCTGCAGAGGGCGCCGACGCAAAGATCACAAGCTCGCACCCAAATCTCGCAGCCAGACTGTCAActgccaggaggaggaggacaatgATGAcaacgacgatgatgatgatgatgaagataatgaCCAAGAGGGAACAGAAAGCTCTTTAATCTCAGCCGCAGAAAGGAAGGCGATATACGGCTGGGAGGAAGTGACCTACGTGAGCGAGGCAGCTGAACGGGCTGAGAGGATTGAGCGCAGAGAGATGATCATACAGGAGATATGGATGAATGCCTATCTGAATGGCAGCTCATGTTAA
- the cfap298 gene encoding cilia- and flagella-associated protein 298, whose translation MVQLHVKRGNESEFLFNTTVDALLETVIQQITAIYNGRLKVDRICSEIPELADHGVTLPPNMQGLTEEQIEELKLKDEWEDKCVPSGGAVFKKDEIGRRNGHAPNDKMKEVLMRTVEEAKALISKKQAQANVCVTMEMIKEALDQLRGAVTIVYPMGLPPHDLIRMEFEDREDLSGTQASLQVITEDECQLWWAAKEMQRGKKLQDYIGKNEKTKLVVKIQKKGQGAPAREPPITDEQQKQMMMHYHRRQEELKKLEEADDDSYLDSEWSDRQALKKQFQGLTNIKWGPR comes from the exons ATGGTGCAGCTGCATGTGAAACGTGGAAACGAAAGTGAGTTTCTTTTCAACACCACTGTGGACGCACTGCTGGAGACGGTGATCCAACAAATTACAGCCATCTACAACGGGAGACTCAAAGTGGACAGAATATGTTCAG AAATCCCAGAGCTGGCAGACCACGGTGTCACGCTACCACCCAACATGCAGGGGTTGACAGAGGAGCAGATTgaagagctgaagctgaaggaTGAATGGGAAGACAAGTGTGTGCCCAGTGGGGGGGCGGTATTTAAGAAGGATGAGATTGGGAGGAGGAATGGACACG CTccaaatgataaaatgaaagagGTGCTGATGAGAACGGTGGAGGAGGCAAAGGCACTGATCTCCAAA AAACAAGCTCAAGCTAATGTTTGCGTCACCATGGAGATGATAAAAGAAGCCCTGGATCAGCTAAGGGGTGCGGTCACGATCGTGTATCCCATGGGGTTGCCTCCTCACGACCTTATCAGGATGGAGTTTGAGGATCGAGAAGACCTTTCAGGGACACAG GCGTCTCTGCAGGTGATTACAGAGGACGAGTGCCAGCTGTGGTGGGCTGCCAAAGAAatgcagagagggaaaaaactCCAAGACTACATCGGAAagaatgaaaagacaaagcTTGTGGTTAAAATCCAAAAG AAAGGACAGGGGGCACCAGCGAGAGAGCCTCCGATCACTGatgagcagcagaaacagatgaTGATGCATTACCACAGGAGGCAGGAGGAACTCAAG aaactgGAGGAGGCAGATGATGATAGCTACCTGGACTCTGAGTGGTCAGACAGACAAGCCCTCAAGAAACAGTTTCAGGGCCTCACCAACATCAAATGGGGGCCGAGATGA